In a single window of the Thiohalophilus sp. genome:
- the nuoF gene encoding NADH-quinone oxidoreductase subunit NuoF, translating into MANEVCFRTLHLDKPWTLENYRSVGGYEVLKKILAEQTPQEQIIEELKTSSLRGRGGAGFPTGLKWSFMPRNAPGQKYIVCNSDEGEPGTCKDRDVMRYNPHQLIEGMIIAGYTIGASVGYNYIRGEFWEPYERVEAALEEARAAGLLGKNILGSGFDFELHNHLGAGAYICGEETALLESLEGKKGMPRFKPPFPAGYGLYGKPTTINNTETLASVPVILQHGGQWFLEQGKPNNGGTKLFSVTGHVNNPGNFEVPLGTPFSKLLELAGGMRDGRKLKGVIPGGSSVPVLPAEIIMDTDMDYDSLAKAGSMLGAGSVIVMDETTCMVDALARLSHFYFEESCGQCTPCREGTGWLSRVIHRIEHGQGKQEDMELLDDVASRIAGRTICALGDAAAMPVQSFLKHFREEFQYHIDHGKCLVGGRS; encoded by the coding sequence ATGGCAAATGAAGTTTGCTTCCGCACGCTGCACCTCGACAAGCCCTGGACACTGGAGAATTATCGCAGTGTCGGCGGCTACGAGGTGCTGAAAAAAATCCTCGCCGAGCAGACGCCGCAGGAACAGATTATCGAGGAGCTGAAAACCTCCTCGTTACGTGGCCGCGGCGGGGCGGGGTTCCCTACCGGACTCAAGTGGAGCTTCATGCCGCGCAATGCGCCCGGCCAGAAATATATCGTCTGTAATTCCGATGAAGGCGAGCCGGGCACCTGCAAGGACCGGGATGTCATGCGCTATAACCCGCATCAGTTGATCGAAGGCATGATTATCGCCGGCTATACCATCGGCGCCTCGGTTGGTTACAACTATATTCGCGGCGAATTCTGGGAGCCTTATGAGCGGGTTGAAGCGGCCCTGGAAGAAGCCCGCGCCGCCGGCCTGCTGGGCAAGAATATTCTGGGCAGCGGGTTTGATTTTGAGCTGCACAATCACCTGGGTGCCGGTGCCTATATTTGCGGCGAGGAGACCGCGCTGCTGGAATCCCTGGAAGGCAAGAAGGGCATGCCGCGTTTCAAGCCGCCGTTTCCAGCTGGTTACGGGCTGTATGGCAAGCCGACTACCATTAATAATACCGAGACCCTGGCGTCGGTCCCGGTGATCCTGCAACACGGCGGTCAGTGGTTCCTGGAGCAGGGCAAGCCCAACAACGGCGGTACCAAGCTGTTCAGTGTCACCGGCCACGTTAATAACCCCGGCAACTTCGAAGTGCCGCTGGGGACGCCGTTTTCCAAACTGCTGGAGCTGGCCGGTGGCATGCGCGACGGACGCAAGCTCAAGGGCGTGATTCCCGGTGGCTCCTCGGTGCCGGTGCTGCCCGCCGAGATCATTATGGACACCGACATGGATTACGACTCGCTGGCCAAGGCGGGCAGTATGCTCGGCGCCGGCTCGGTGATCGTGATGGATGAAACCACCTGCATGGTGGACGCGCTGGCGCGGCTGTCACACTTTTATTTCGAAGAGTCCTGCGGCCAGTGCACACCCTGTCGCGAAGGCACCGGCTGGTTGTCGAGGGTGATACATCGCATCGAACACGGTCAGGGTAAACAGGAAGATATGGAACTGCTAGATGATGTCGCCTCGCGCATTGCCGGGCGAACTATCTGCGCCCTGGGGGATGCGGCGGCAATGCCGGTGCAGAGTTTTCTCAAGCATTTTCGCGAGGAATTTCAGTATCACATCGATCATGGCAAATGCCTGGTCGGTGGACGCTCATAA